CGATCAGCTTGACTCTCATGGGTAGGCGCGACGGCGGAACGCGACGGGAGGGCGGGTCCGGACGTCTCGGCTCAGGCGAGGCGGGTCCCGTCCATGACCGCGTCGAACACGTCGTCGAGGGCCTGCGCGAGCGCGCCGGCCGTCGGGAAGCGCCGTGCCGGGTCGGTCTGGAGGGCCGTCCGGAGGAGGCCCCCAACGTAACGCCCCAACGGGACGCCGGACGGCGCCCGCGCGTCGTCTGGCAGTTCGATCGTCACGTCACCCTCGCCGCCCGCGGCCCACGGGAGGTGCCGCCGCCGGCCCTCCAGCACCTCGCGGATCACGAGGCCGAGCGCGTACACGTCGGCCTCGCGCCCGACGTCACCGCCGAGGATCTGCTCGGGCGCCGCGAACTCGGGCGTGAGGCCCAGGCGCCGGGCCGCCCCGTCGGGCGTCGGGTGGCGGAGGTCGCGGGCCAGCCCGAGGTCGAGCACGGCCACGGTCCCGTCCGCGCGGACGAGCAGGTGGTCGGGCTTGAGGTCGCCGTGAACGACGTCTTCCAGGTGGATCCCCTCGACGGTCTGGCACACGCGCCACAGGAGGAGCAGGCGCTCCCACGCGTTCCGGCTCCGGGCGTACGCACTCAGCCGCTGCCCCTCGATCCGCTCGAGCGCGATGTAGGGGCGCCCATCGTCGTGCGTCCCGGCGTCGAGCAGGCGGGCGAGACCGGGCGCGCGGAGCCGGCCAAGGAGGCCCGCCTCGTGCGAAAACAAAGACTCGGTGGCAGCGCCGAGCCGCTTCGCCAACTTCACTGCCGCACGCTCCGACCCGGCCGGCGCCGGACGGACGGCCTCGTAGACGGTGCTCAGCCCGCCCTGCCCGATCCGCTCGCCCAGCTCCCAGTCACCGACCCGCTCCGGCGCCTCCGGCCCCACGGGGTCGGCGAGGCGGAGCGGGCCGTCCATGAGCCGGTCGAACAGGGCCTCGGCCGCGGCCGCCTCGGGCGGCGGCTTGTCGGAGTCGGGGGCCGGGGCGCCGCCGCTCCCGGCCGGAGCCGTGGGGCGCGACGGCATGGCTCAGGCCTCGGCGATCTCGGCGTCGGCCGACAGCTCGCGGTAGAGCCACACCCGGACCTCCCGCCAGCACCGCGTGACGGTGGCCGGCGAGAGCCCCAGCGTGGCCGCCGTCTCGTCGACGGTGAGCCCGGCGAAGAACCGGCACTCGACGACGCGCGCGCCGCGCTCGTCGACCTTCTCGAGCCGCTCGAGCGCCTCGCCGATCCCGGCGATCTCGAAGGCCTCGTCGTCGGTCACGACCACGGCGGAGGTCTCGTCGAGCGGCAGCGGGCGCTGGCCGCCGCCGCGCTTCTGCGCGCACCGAGCCTCGGCGTACGTCAGGAGCACCTGGCGCATGGCCCGCGAGAGCGTCATCATGAAGTGCGACCGGCTCCGGAAGTTCATCGACGACTGCGCCAGCTTGAGGTACGCCTCGTGGACGAGCGCCGTCGTGCACATCGACGGCGTGCCGAAGTAACGGAATCGGTGGGCCGCCGCCATCCGGCGGAGCTGTTCGTAGATCCGGG
This sequence is a window from Rubrivirga marina. Protein-coding genes within it:
- a CDS encoding serine/threonine-protein kinase gives rise to the protein MPSRPTAPAGSGGAPAPDSDKPPPEAAAAEALFDRLMDGPLRLADPVGPEAPERVGDWELGERIGQGGLSTVYEAVRPAPAGSERAAVKLAKRLGAATESLFSHEAGLLGRLRAPGLARLLDAGTHDDGRPYIALERIEGQRLSAYARSRNAWERLLLLWRVCQTVEGIHLEDVVHGDLKPDHLLVRADGTVAVLDLGLARDLRHPTPDGAARRLGLTPEFAAPEQILGGDVGREADVYALGLVIREVLEGRRRHLPWAAGGEGDVTIELPDDARAPSGVPLGRYVGGLLRTALQTDPARRFPTAGALAQALDDVFDAVMDGTRLA
- a CDS encoding ECF-type sigma factor; its protein translation is MPATLPPPAPKAGSFKRLDPPAEPGVDDAALDGDVALLLGVLGHRDDAPERGARIYEQLRRMAAAHRFRYFGTPSMCTTALVHEAYLKLAQSSMNFRSRSHFMMTLSRAMRQVLLTYAEARCAQKRGGGQRPLPLDETSAVVVTDDEAFEIAGIGEALERLEKVDERGARVVECRFFAGLTVDETAATLGLSPATVTRCWREVRVWLYRELSADAEIAEA